One region of Scophthalmus maximus strain ysfricsl-2021 chromosome 13, ASM2237912v1, whole genome shotgun sequence genomic DNA includes:
- the LOC118318650 gene encoding leucine-rich repeat-containing protein 24-like isoform X3 — MFSRRAASSPGSCDVSSYEIAIGPKSSKDILLIPYVLSVGAMAAMLVLLLSALLWSTHTPGAASPSCPVSCRCYSLTVECGSTGLRDIPKHVPPSTQTIFLQDNVIGQIRRQDLLQLRHLHYLYLQNNTISAVEPSSFQNQGQLLELALNGNRIHLVTADMFKGLQHLRILYLAGNDITRLLDYTFRGLQRLQELHLQRNSIDMLADQALAGLTSLALLDLSRNNLHTIGPASLRPLVSLQVLRITDNPWRCDCALHWLRSWIDEAGQRLLSSAERRLICTEPPRLSHLSLVEVPLNSLVCIPPLVQLEPRRLAVRLGESLRVSCHASGYPRPQVTWRKASQGKVALSPRGLVQELGAAGGGVGVAEEPSEGGRVSLQKAEAERFDPDTGSGMLFLSNVTVAHAGFYECEAWNAGGVARVTFQLAINSSTSSSSSSSSSIWASWSQVSSPYSPVWPRLRNHGPASGSDVSREPLYALGSMAFSALGAATQTAIAVGISLLALTALLLVAMIYSRHHQRGKEADGAEKEESILYVNDYSDGPTTFAQLEEYRDERGHEMYVLNRAKPVLPPAPPTATVSTNLGGPAPSDTSSHSMSSGPGQTVTPTLAPNKQQQQQQQQQEGDIRTMRRMAGEGGEAEPVITSEAEGMFLNHTGLFMDSQIAYEIHC, encoded by the exons ATGTTCAGCAGACGCGCAGCCTCATCTCCTGGCTCGTGTGATGTTTCTTCATATGAGATTGCAATCGGGCCCAAATCCTCAAAAGATATCCTTTTAATTCCATACG tCCTGTCCGTCGGTGCGATGGCTGCCATGTTGGTGCTTCTCCTCTCCGCTCTGCTCTGGTCCACCCACACGCCCGGCGCAGCGTCGCCCTCCTGCCCGGTGAGCTGTCGCTGCTACAGCCTCACTGTGGAGTGTGGCTCCACTGGCCTGAGGGACATTCCCAAACATGTCCCCCCATCCACACAG ACCATCTTCCTTCAGGACAATGTGATCGGTCAGATCCGTCGACAGGACCTCCTTCAGCTGAGGCACCTGCACTACCTGTATCTGCag aACAACACCATCTCCGCGGTGGAGCCCAGCTCGTTCCAGAACCAGGGTCAGTTGTTGGAACTTGCTCTGAACGGGAACAGGATCCACCTGGTGACGGCCGACATGTTCAAGGGACTCCAACACCTCCGCATCCTTTACCTGGCGGGAAATGACATCACACGCCTGCTGGACTACACCTTCCGAGGATTACAG CGTCTGCAGGAGCTCCATCTGCAGCGTAACAGTATAGACATGCTGGCAGACCAGGCTCTAGCAGGCCTGACCTCTCTGGCTCTGCTGGACCTGAGCAGGAATAATCTTCACACCATCGGCCCTGCGTCGCTGCGACCCCTGGTCAGTCTGCAGGTGCTGCGCATCACAG ACAACCCATGGCGCTGTGACTGTGCTCTCCACTGGCTGAGGAGCTGGATTGACGAGGCGGGGCAGCGGCTGCTCAGCTCTGCCGAGCGTCGGCTCATCTGCACCGAGCCGCCGCGTCTCTCCCACCTCAGCCTGGTGGAGGTCCCCCTCAACAGCCTGGTGTGTATTCCTCCACTGGTGCAGCTGGAGCCCAGGAGGCTCGCCGTGCGCCTGGGAGAGAGCCTCCGGGTGTCCTGCCACGCCTCCGGCTACCCTCGGCCACAG GTGACCTGGAGGAAGGCATCCCAGGGTAAAGTGGCGCTTTCTCCCCGAGGCCTTGTCCAGGAGCTGGGTGCTGCAGGAGGTGGAGTGGGGGTAGCAGAGGAGCCCTCGGAGGGGGGCCGGGTCAGTCTGCAGAAGGCCGAGGCCGAGCGGTTTGACCCCGACACTGGCAGCGGCATGCTGTTCCTCAGTAATGTGACCGTGGCCCACGCAGGTTTCTATGAGTGTGAGGCCTGGAatgcagggggcgtggccagggTTACCTTTCAGCTCGCCATCAACtcgtccacttcctcctcctcctcctcttcctcctccatctgggCCTCTTGGTCTCAGGTGTCCTCGCCTTACTCCCCCGTCTGGCCCAGGCTCAGGAACCACGGCCCTGCTTCGGGCTCAGACGTGAGCCGGGAACCCCTGTACGCTCTGGGCAGCATGGCCTTCAGCGCTCTGGGGGCTGCCACCCAGACCGCCATCGCCGTGGGCATCTCCCTGCTGGCCCTGACCGCTCTGCTGCTGGTCGCCATGATCTACAGCCGACATCACCAACGAGGAAAAGAGGCTGATGGAGCTGAGAAG GAGGAGAGCATCCTGTACGTGAACGACTACTCTGACGGCCCCACCACCTTTGCCCAGCTGGAGGAGTACCGCGACGAGCGCGGACATGAGATGTACGTCCTCAACCGGGCCAAGCCCGTGCTGCCCCCCGCTCCGCCCACTGCCACAGTCTCCACTAACCTGGGCGGCCCCGCTCCATCCGACACCTCCAGCCACAGCATGTCCTCGGGGCCTGGCCAGACCGTGACTCCCACTCTGGCCCccaacaagcagcagcagcagcagcagcagcagcaggagggtgaCATACGGACCATGAGGAGAAtggcaggggagggaggggaggctgaGCCTGTGATCACATCAGAGGCAGAAGGGATGTTTCTTAACCACACTGGCCTGTTCATGGACTCGCAGATCGCCTACGAGATCCACTGCTGA
- the LOC118318650 gene encoding leucine-rich repeat-containing protein 24-like isoform X4 yields MAAMLVLLLSALLWSTHTPGAASPSCPVSCRCYSLTVECGSTGLRDIPKHVPPSTQTIFLQDNVIGQIRRQDLLQLRHLHYLYLQNNTISAVEPSSFQNQGQLLELALNGNRIHLVTADMFKGLQHLRILYLAGNDITRLLDYTFRGLQRLQELHLQRNSIDMLADQALAGLTSLALLDLSRNNLHTIGPASLRPLVSLQVLRITDNPWRCDCALHWLRSWIDEAGQRLLSSAERRLICTEPPRLSHLSLVEVPLNSLVCIPPLVQLEPRRLAVRLGESLRVSCHASGYPRPQVTWRKASQGKVALSPRGLVQELGAAGGGVGVAEEPSEGGRVSLQKAEAERFDPDTGSGMLFLSNVTVAHAGFYECEAWNAGGVARVTFQLAINSSTSSSSSSSSSIWASWSQVSSPYSPVWPRLRNHGPASGSDVSREPLYALGSMAFSALGAATQTAIAVGISLLALTALLLVAMIYSRHHQRGKEADGAEKEESILYVNDYSDGPTTFAQLEEYRDERGHEMYVLNRAKPVLPPAPPTATVSTNLGGPAPSDTSSHSMSSGPGQTVTPTLAPNKQQQQQQQQQEGDIRTMRRMAGEGGEAEPVITSEAEGMFLNHTGLFMDSQIAYEIHC; encoded by the exons ATGGCTGCCATGTTGGTGCTTCTCCTCTCCGCTCTGCTCTGGTCCACCCACACGCCCGGCGCAGCGTCGCCCTCCTGCCCGGTGAGCTGTCGCTGCTACAGCCTCACTGTGGAGTGTGGCTCCACTGGCCTGAGGGACATTCCCAAACATGTCCCCCCATCCACACAG ACCATCTTCCTTCAGGACAATGTGATCGGTCAGATCCGTCGACAGGACCTCCTTCAGCTGAGGCACCTGCACTACCTGTATCTGCag aACAACACCATCTCCGCGGTGGAGCCCAGCTCGTTCCAGAACCAGGGTCAGTTGTTGGAACTTGCTCTGAACGGGAACAGGATCCACCTGGTGACGGCCGACATGTTCAAGGGACTCCAACACCTCCGCATCCTTTACCTGGCGGGAAATGACATCACACGCCTGCTGGACTACACCTTCCGAGGATTACAG CGTCTGCAGGAGCTCCATCTGCAGCGTAACAGTATAGACATGCTGGCAGACCAGGCTCTAGCAGGCCTGACCTCTCTGGCTCTGCTGGACCTGAGCAGGAATAATCTTCACACCATCGGCCCTGCGTCGCTGCGACCCCTGGTCAGTCTGCAGGTGCTGCGCATCACAG ACAACCCATGGCGCTGTGACTGTGCTCTCCACTGGCTGAGGAGCTGGATTGACGAGGCGGGGCAGCGGCTGCTCAGCTCTGCCGAGCGTCGGCTCATCTGCACCGAGCCGCCGCGTCTCTCCCACCTCAGCCTGGTGGAGGTCCCCCTCAACAGCCTGGTGTGTATTCCTCCACTGGTGCAGCTGGAGCCCAGGAGGCTCGCCGTGCGCCTGGGAGAGAGCCTCCGGGTGTCCTGCCACGCCTCCGGCTACCCTCGGCCACAG GTGACCTGGAGGAAGGCATCCCAGGGTAAAGTGGCGCTTTCTCCCCGAGGCCTTGTCCAGGAGCTGGGTGCTGCAGGAGGTGGAGTGGGGGTAGCAGAGGAGCCCTCGGAGGGGGGCCGGGTCAGTCTGCAGAAGGCCGAGGCCGAGCGGTTTGACCCCGACACTGGCAGCGGCATGCTGTTCCTCAGTAATGTGACCGTGGCCCACGCAGGTTTCTATGAGTGTGAGGCCTGGAatgcagggggcgtggccagggTTACCTTTCAGCTCGCCATCAACtcgtccacttcctcctcctcctcctcttcctcctccatctgggCCTCTTGGTCTCAGGTGTCCTCGCCTTACTCCCCCGTCTGGCCCAGGCTCAGGAACCACGGCCCTGCTTCGGGCTCAGACGTGAGCCGGGAACCCCTGTACGCTCTGGGCAGCATGGCCTTCAGCGCTCTGGGGGCTGCCACCCAGACCGCCATCGCCGTGGGCATCTCCCTGCTGGCCCTGACCGCTCTGCTGCTGGTCGCCATGATCTACAGCCGACATCACCAACGAGGAAAAGAGGCTGATGGAGCTGAGAAG GAGGAGAGCATCCTGTACGTGAACGACTACTCTGACGGCCCCACCACCTTTGCCCAGCTGGAGGAGTACCGCGACGAGCGCGGACATGAGATGTACGTCCTCAACCGGGCCAAGCCCGTGCTGCCCCCCGCTCCGCCCACTGCCACAGTCTCCACTAACCTGGGCGGCCCCGCTCCATCCGACACCTCCAGCCACAGCATGTCCTCGGGGCCTGGCCAGACCGTGACTCCCACTCTGGCCCccaacaagcagcagcagcagcagcagcagcagcaggagggtgaCATACGGACCATGAGGAGAAtggcaggggagggaggggaggctgaGCCTGTGATCACATCAGAGGCAGAAGGGATGTTTCTTAACCACACTGGCCTGTTCATGGACTCGCAGATCGCCTACGAGATCCACTGCTGA
- the LOC118318650 gene encoding leucine-rich repeat-containing protein 24-like isoform X1 codes for MSLIPWPLPFCYVAKMAAIDVSIISHSCVAMPISVNVPMHSTLNNQDQMFSRRAASSPGSCDVSSYEIAIGPKSSKDILLIPYVLSVGAMAAMLVLLLSALLWSTHTPGAASPSCPVSCRCYSLTVECGSTGLRDIPKHVPPSTQTIFLQDNVIGQIRRQDLLQLRHLHYLYLQNNTISAVEPSSFQNQGQLLELALNGNRIHLVTADMFKGLQHLRILYLAGNDITRLLDYTFRGLQRLQELHLQRNSIDMLADQALAGLTSLALLDLSRNNLHTIGPASLRPLVSLQVLRITDNPWRCDCALHWLRSWIDEAGQRLLSSAERRLICTEPPRLSHLSLVEVPLNSLVCIPPLVQLEPRRLAVRLGESLRVSCHASGYPRPQVTWRKASQGKVALSPRGLVQELGAAGGGVGVAEEPSEGGRVSLQKAEAERFDPDTGSGMLFLSNVTVAHAGFYECEAWNAGGVARVTFQLAINSSTSSSSSSSSSIWASWSQVSSPYSPVWPRLRNHGPASGSDVSREPLYALGSMAFSALGAATQTAIAVGISLLALTALLLVAMIYSRHHQRGKEADGAEKEESILYVNDYSDGPTTFAQLEEYRDERGHEMYVLNRAKPVLPPAPPTATVSTNLGGPAPSDTSSHSMSSGPGQTVTPTLAPNKQQQQQQQQQEGDIRTMRRMAGEGGEAEPVITSEAEGMFLNHTGLFMDSQIAYEIHC; via the exons ATGTCCTTAATACCATGGCCCCTCCCCTTCTGCTACGTAGCCAAGATGGCGGCTATTGATGTGTCCATCATTTCACACTCGTGTGTTGCTATGCCCATCAGTGTGAACGTGCCCATGCACTCAACATT AAATAATCAAGATCAAATGTTCAGCAGACGCGCAGCCTCATCTCCTGGCTCGTGTGATGTTTCTTCATATGAGATTGCAATCGGGCCCAAATCCTCAAAAGATATCCTTTTAATTCCATACG tCCTGTCCGTCGGTGCGATGGCTGCCATGTTGGTGCTTCTCCTCTCCGCTCTGCTCTGGTCCACCCACACGCCCGGCGCAGCGTCGCCCTCCTGCCCGGTGAGCTGTCGCTGCTACAGCCTCACTGTGGAGTGTGGCTCCACTGGCCTGAGGGACATTCCCAAACATGTCCCCCCATCCACACAG ACCATCTTCCTTCAGGACAATGTGATCGGTCAGATCCGTCGACAGGACCTCCTTCAGCTGAGGCACCTGCACTACCTGTATCTGCag aACAACACCATCTCCGCGGTGGAGCCCAGCTCGTTCCAGAACCAGGGTCAGTTGTTGGAACTTGCTCTGAACGGGAACAGGATCCACCTGGTGACGGCCGACATGTTCAAGGGACTCCAACACCTCCGCATCCTTTACCTGGCGGGAAATGACATCACACGCCTGCTGGACTACACCTTCCGAGGATTACAG CGTCTGCAGGAGCTCCATCTGCAGCGTAACAGTATAGACATGCTGGCAGACCAGGCTCTAGCAGGCCTGACCTCTCTGGCTCTGCTGGACCTGAGCAGGAATAATCTTCACACCATCGGCCCTGCGTCGCTGCGACCCCTGGTCAGTCTGCAGGTGCTGCGCATCACAG ACAACCCATGGCGCTGTGACTGTGCTCTCCACTGGCTGAGGAGCTGGATTGACGAGGCGGGGCAGCGGCTGCTCAGCTCTGCCGAGCGTCGGCTCATCTGCACCGAGCCGCCGCGTCTCTCCCACCTCAGCCTGGTGGAGGTCCCCCTCAACAGCCTGGTGTGTATTCCTCCACTGGTGCAGCTGGAGCCCAGGAGGCTCGCCGTGCGCCTGGGAGAGAGCCTCCGGGTGTCCTGCCACGCCTCCGGCTACCCTCGGCCACAG GTGACCTGGAGGAAGGCATCCCAGGGTAAAGTGGCGCTTTCTCCCCGAGGCCTTGTCCAGGAGCTGGGTGCTGCAGGAGGTGGAGTGGGGGTAGCAGAGGAGCCCTCGGAGGGGGGCCGGGTCAGTCTGCAGAAGGCCGAGGCCGAGCGGTTTGACCCCGACACTGGCAGCGGCATGCTGTTCCTCAGTAATGTGACCGTGGCCCACGCAGGTTTCTATGAGTGTGAGGCCTGGAatgcagggggcgtggccagggTTACCTTTCAGCTCGCCATCAACtcgtccacttcctcctcctcctcctcttcctcctccatctgggCCTCTTGGTCTCAGGTGTCCTCGCCTTACTCCCCCGTCTGGCCCAGGCTCAGGAACCACGGCCCTGCTTCGGGCTCAGACGTGAGCCGGGAACCCCTGTACGCTCTGGGCAGCATGGCCTTCAGCGCTCTGGGGGCTGCCACCCAGACCGCCATCGCCGTGGGCATCTCCCTGCTGGCCCTGACCGCTCTGCTGCTGGTCGCCATGATCTACAGCCGACATCACCAACGAGGAAAAGAGGCTGATGGAGCTGAGAAG GAGGAGAGCATCCTGTACGTGAACGACTACTCTGACGGCCCCACCACCTTTGCCCAGCTGGAGGAGTACCGCGACGAGCGCGGACATGAGATGTACGTCCTCAACCGGGCCAAGCCCGTGCTGCCCCCCGCTCCGCCCACTGCCACAGTCTCCACTAACCTGGGCGGCCCCGCTCCATCCGACACCTCCAGCCACAGCATGTCCTCGGGGCCTGGCCAGACCGTGACTCCCACTCTGGCCCccaacaagcagcagcagcagcagcagcagcagcaggagggtgaCATACGGACCATGAGGAGAAtggcaggggagggaggggaggctgaGCCTGTGATCACATCAGAGGCAGAAGGGATGTTTCTTAACCACACTGGCCTGTTCATGGACTCGCAGATCGCCTACGAGATCCACTGCTGA
- the LOC118318650 gene encoding leucine-rich repeat-containing protein 24-like isoform X2, with translation MRSSCVSRNNQDQMFSRRAASSPGSCDVSSYEIAIGPKSSKDILLIPYVLSVGAMAAMLVLLLSALLWSTHTPGAASPSCPVSCRCYSLTVECGSTGLRDIPKHVPPSTQTIFLQDNVIGQIRRQDLLQLRHLHYLYLQNNTISAVEPSSFQNQGQLLELALNGNRIHLVTADMFKGLQHLRILYLAGNDITRLLDYTFRGLQRLQELHLQRNSIDMLADQALAGLTSLALLDLSRNNLHTIGPASLRPLVSLQVLRITDNPWRCDCALHWLRSWIDEAGQRLLSSAERRLICTEPPRLSHLSLVEVPLNSLVCIPPLVQLEPRRLAVRLGESLRVSCHASGYPRPQVTWRKASQGKVALSPRGLVQELGAAGGGVGVAEEPSEGGRVSLQKAEAERFDPDTGSGMLFLSNVTVAHAGFYECEAWNAGGVARVTFQLAINSSTSSSSSSSSSIWASWSQVSSPYSPVWPRLRNHGPASGSDVSREPLYALGSMAFSALGAATQTAIAVGISLLALTALLLVAMIYSRHHQRGKEADGAEKEESILYVNDYSDGPTTFAQLEEYRDERGHEMYVLNRAKPVLPPAPPTATVSTNLGGPAPSDTSSHSMSSGPGQTVTPTLAPNKQQQQQQQQQEGDIRTMRRMAGEGGEAEPVITSEAEGMFLNHTGLFMDSQIAYEIHC, from the exons ATGAGGAGCAGCTGTGTGTCCAG AAATAATCAAGATCAAATGTTCAGCAGACGCGCAGCCTCATCTCCTGGCTCGTGTGATGTTTCTTCATATGAGATTGCAATCGGGCCCAAATCCTCAAAAGATATCCTTTTAATTCCATACG tCCTGTCCGTCGGTGCGATGGCTGCCATGTTGGTGCTTCTCCTCTCCGCTCTGCTCTGGTCCACCCACACGCCCGGCGCAGCGTCGCCCTCCTGCCCGGTGAGCTGTCGCTGCTACAGCCTCACTGTGGAGTGTGGCTCCACTGGCCTGAGGGACATTCCCAAACATGTCCCCCCATCCACACAG ACCATCTTCCTTCAGGACAATGTGATCGGTCAGATCCGTCGACAGGACCTCCTTCAGCTGAGGCACCTGCACTACCTGTATCTGCag aACAACACCATCTCCGCGGTGGAGCCCAGCTCGTTCCAGAACCAGGGTCAGTTGTTGGAACTTGCTCTGAACGGGAACAGGATCCACCTGGTGACGGCCGACATGTTCAAGGGACTCCAACACCTCCGCATCCTTTACCTGGCGGGAAATGACATCACACGCCTGCTGGACTACACCTTCCGAGGATTACAG CGTCTGCAGGAGCTCCATCTGCAGCGTAACAGTATAGACATGCTGGCAGACCAGGCTCTAGCAGGCCTGACCTCTCTGGCTCTGCTGGACCTGAGCAGGAATAATCTTCACACCATCGGCCCTGCGTCGCTGCGACCCCTGGTCAGTCTGCAGGTGCTGCGCATCACAG ACAACCCATGGCGCTGTGACTGTGCTCTCCACTGGCTGAGGAGCTGGATTGACGAGGCGGGGCAGCGGCTGCTCAGCTCTGCCGAGCGTCGGCTCATCTGCACCGAGCCGCCGCGTCTCTCCCACCTCAGCCTGGTGGAGGTCCCCCTCAACAGCCTGGTGTGTATTCCTCCACTGGTGCAGCTGGAGCCCAGGAGGCTCGCCGTGCGCCTGGGAGAGAGCCTCCGGGTGTCCTGCCACGCCTCCGGCTACCCTCGGCCACAG GTGACCTGGAGGAAGGCATCCCAGGGTAAAGTGGCGCTTTCTCCCCGAGGCCTTGTCCAGGAGCTGGGTGCTGCAGGAGGTGGAGTGGGGGTAGCAGAGGAGCCCTCGGAGGGGGGCCGGGTCAGTCTGCAGAAGGCCGAGGCCGAGCGGTTTGACCCCGACACTGGCAGCGGCATGCTGTTCCTCAGTAATGTGACCGTGGCCCACGCAGGTTTCTATGAGTGTGAGGCCTGGAatgcagggggcgtggccagggTTACCTTTCAGCTCGCCATCAACtcgtccacttcctcctcctcctcctcttcctcctccatctgggCCTCTTGGTCTCAGGTGTCCTCGCCTTACTCCCCCGTCTGGCCCAGGCTCAGGAACCACGGCCCTGCTTCGGGCTCAGACGTGAGCCGGGAACCCCTGTACGCTCTGGGCAGCATGGCCTTCAGCGCTCTGGGGGCTGCCACCCAGACCGCCATCGCCGTGGGCATCTCCCTGCTGGCCCTGACCGCTCTGCTGCTGGTCGCCATGATCTACAGCCGACATCACCAACGAGGAAAAGAGGCTGATGGAGCTGAGAAG GAGGAGAGCATCCTGTACGTGAACGACTACTCTGACGGCCCCACCACCTTTGCCCAGCTGGAGGAGTACCGCGACGAGCGCGGACATGAGATGTACGTCCTCAACCGGGCCAAGCCCGTGCTGCCCCCCGCTCCGCCCACTGCCACAGTCTCCACTAACCTGGGCGGCCCCGCTCCATCCGACACCTCCAGCCACAGCATGTCCTCGGGGCCTGGCCAGACCGTGACTCCCACTCTGGCCCccaacaagcagcagcagcagcagcagcagcagcaggagggtgaCATACGGACCATGAGGAGAAtggcaggggagggaggggaggctgaGCCTGTGATCACATCAGAGGCAGAAGGGATGTTTCTTAACCACACTGGCCTGTTCATGGACTCGCAGATCGCCTACGAGATCCACTGCTGA